The Nostoc sp. NIES-3756 DNA window TCAGAATGTGTTGTGGTCTTTGAAAGACAAAATTCCACCGCAAATGGGATAAGCAAACTATATCAGGTGTTGGTGTAAAATCTTGGGATTTTTGTTGTTTTTTTTGGGACGAAGAGATAGGAGATGATACACCTGAAGCTTGCTGCTCAGTTAATTCTGGTAGATTGGTTTGAGCAACTTCCTGTGAGATTATCTGCTTAAATCCGTTACCGTTGATGTTAGATTTGCTTTGTGTCATATTGCGGCAAAAAAGATATATGTTTAAATTGAAGTGAAAATTTATCAACAATACTGACAAATCAAAAGAGAAATATTTAACTCGTCAGCATATTTTCGTTTAAAAATGTTGTTAAATATATTGGCACTATGATTTGTAAGCATCGGTAAAATGATGACAATAACTAACAGTAGATAATATTTTCCATTTTCACATCGGCTGAAGATAGAGCTTTGTGTATATCAAAAGCATTATTTTTCCTCTAAATAAGCACAGCAGCTTAAATGCAGGTTTGATATTTGATTCTCGAAAACGTACACCTAATAAAATGGTATGATTATAATTACAGATACTAAAATCCCGTCAACGAGCAAGTTAGATTTTTATATCTGCAATTAAGTTATGATACCTAGCAACAAGCTTAAGCACAAATCGTTCTCAGCTTAGTTCACATATTCTAATAAATTGCTAGGCACAAACAAACCTTCAAGCTTAACTAGATTAAACCTTCCTCTACCGTGCCTAACTACAACTACCAATATTCTCGCCTAAGAGTTTCAAGTTTGTTTTCTTTTATTACATAAATTTTAGTTTTCAAAAGAAATTAATATCTTTAGGCGGGTTATCTCTTGTAAAACAAATCTTTTTGGAATGATCAACCATTAGCTAATAGAAATAAAAGGTAATGGCAAGCAATATAAAAATTATTGCTCGTTCTCCAGATGATATTGCTGAATAAAAATATCATAGTACGAACAAAGGAGAAGACGAGCATTTATCCTGAGCCAACTTCCAGAATCTTGCTAGCGAGATTCTGTTCCTTGATTAGGAAGACCAGGTGTTGTTACTGTACCGCCAGCAGCTTCAGGTTCAGCACCTTGACGAACATCAGTACCAGATTCTTGACCAGTCATCCGATATCTTTCATCAAGAGGAGTATCACCTTCTTCTGTGGTTGGCACAGTTGTTTGGGTTCCAGGGTTATCTTCTGGATTATATTTATCATCATTTTGACGATTATCGGGAGGAGTTTTAGATGTCATAATATTTAGTACCTTTTGCAATCCGGTTATTGTATTAGAATAGATTTTTCTTATCTTTATTCCGACTACCCTGAGATAGAAATGTTTCTCTAACTTATTTCAAAAAAATCTTTGCAAAACAATAAAATATTGAGTATATCAAAGCACTAAATAAGTTAATATTTCCTATTGCAAGATACTTTAGTAAGAAATTAGAATCCAAAAGTTAGATTAAAGAAGGCACAGGGGAGATAAAGAAGATAAGGGAGTGGGGGGAGATGAGGGAGTAATCAATTCAAAATTAAGAAATTCTGTTTCCTGACTAATGACTGTTGACTAATGACTAAAAACGTTAATATCGCTCTACACTAAATATTGTCCTTACTGCAAACCTGCATTAATTCAGAGATACTGTCCATGCTAGTCCTGAAAACAACCGCCCCAGAATTTAACAGCAAATTCCCAGCCTTAGTGAGCGATCGCCGAGAAGCAACGGTTGATGTTAGTGGTACAGTACGCGAGATCCTGGCTGATGTGAAAGTGCGGGGTGATGCCGCAGTCAAGGACTACACCAGTCGTTTCGACCATTACAGCCCCGATTCCCACCATTTAAGTGCAGCTTTCATTGCCGAACAAGCAGCAAAATGTTCTGCTGAGGTGAAAGCAGCAATAGAATTAGCAGCTGAACGCATCACTTCCTTTCACCAAAAGCAACTACCCCAAGACATTGGTTACACAGATGCCACAGGCGTAAAATTGGGCTTAAATTGGGTAGCTCTATCCCAAGTAGGAATTTACGTCCCTGGAGGACGCGCCAGCTATCCTAGTTCAGTGTTGATGAATGCCCTACCCGCCAAAATTGCCGGGGTAGAAAGGATAGTGATGACAGTACCCATGCCTCACGGAGAAATCAATCCTGCCGTCCTGGCTGCTGCCCAAGTCGCTGGCGTGACAGAAATATATAGTATTGGTGGGGCGCAAGCGATCGCCGCCTTAGCCTACGGTACACAAACCATTACCCCTGTAGATAAGATTGTCGGCCCTGGTAACGCTTACGTTGCCGAAGCCAAACGTCAAGTATTCGGGACTGTAGGTATTGACAGCATCGCCGGGCCTTCAGAAATTTTAGTTGTCGCCGATCGCCAAAATAATCCAGAATGGATTGCCTGGGATTTATTATCGCAAGCTGAACACGACCCCAGCGCCCAATCTATCTTAATTACCGATGATGAATCCTTTGCCCAAGAGGTAATCGCCGCAGTTGAGCAAATTCTTACCAAGCTACCTACCAAACAAGTAGCAACTAGCAGTTGGCAAAATCACGGTGCAGTAATTATAGTTAACGATTTCGCCGAAAGTATCCCCTTACTTAATCAACTAGCGCCAGAACACGTAGAACTGTGCGTAGATAATCCCCAATTACTAGCTAGTCAAATTAAATGCGCTGGTAGCCTATTTTTAGGACGCTACACCCCAGAAGCGATCGGCGATTATCTAGGCGGCCCCAATCATGTCCTACCCACTTCCCGTTCCGCCCGTTTTGCCTCCGGCTTAAGCGTTTACGATTTTCTCAAACGCATCACCTACTTGGAATGCAATCAAACCGCACTGCAAACAATCGGTCAAGCAGCCGTCACACTTGCCCAAGCCGAAGGCTTACCAGCCCACGCAGGCAGCGTTGCCATCCGGTTACAATCCTAGCTTGTAGTAAGGACTTTAGTCCTTAAAAAAAATCACTCAAAACAACCTTTTTTGCAGAAAGTAGAAGGAAAAAGCTAAAAAGTGTAGCCTTTTCTCCTTCTACTTTTTTATTTACGTTCCTTATATCAATTGTTTTTATCTAAAACTCTTGTTGAAAGATAGTTAATTAACTATTTCTTAAAAAACCATTAATATTTAGCCGAGTAATATAGGTAAATTTTACAAATATATCAAATTAAGATCAAGAAAATTATTAAATATTTCTGAACTGTTTGATTAATCCAAAATCCCAAATTGATACATTTCCGCAAATGTAAAGAAATATCTTACTAAAGATAGGAATTTATGAATAAACATAATTCAATTGCTAGAGGATAAAATTTCCAGGCTATCGTACTAGTATTTGCAATCACCGTACAAATACCAAATATCGTAGATGAAAATCCTGTTACTTTCTTCCTATTGTTAGACAAGCATCAGGTTTTCTGTAACTTTGTGTTTAGAAAGAGGTAATACTTATGACTAGTTACGAGCAGATTTTTAACTCAAAACAGACCCTAGAAGAAACATTAACACCAGAAGAAGCCGTTGCTGCGATCGCAGTTGTTACAGCCCTTGCAGATTCAACCATTGAACAGATAGATGCTGAGAGTTTAGCTGGTATTCTATGGCAATTTCAGGTCTTTGCAGAATATTCAGAACAAGAGATTGTGGAAATAGTTGATGAACTAATTGCCATTGTCCAAGAAGAGGGTATTGGCGCTTTGTTTAACGCAGCCAATCAAGTCCTTGCTGATGAATTAGTTTGGGATGGTTTTGCAGCTGGAGTAATTATTCTCCTAGACGAAGAACTACTAGTCATTCCCCAAGATAAACAAGCTTACCTGAAAAAATTGCAAGAAGCATT harbors:
- the hisD gene encoding histidinol dehydrogenase; its protein translation is MLVLKTTAPEFNSKFPALVSDRREATVDVSGTVREILADVKVRGDAAVKDYTSRFDHYSPDSHHLSAAFIAEQAAKCSAEVKAAIELAAERITSFHQKQLPQDIGYTDATGVKLGLNWVALSQVGIYVPGGRASYPSSVLMNALPAKIAGVERIVMTVPMPHGEINPAVLAAAQVAGVTEIYSIGGAQAIAALAYGTQTITPVDKIVGPGNAYVAEAKRQVFGTVGIDSIAGPSEILVVADRQNNPEWIAWDLLSQAEHDPSAQSILITDDESFAQEVIAAVEQILTKLPTKQVATSSWQNHGAVIIVNDFAESIPLLNQLAPEHVELCVDNPQLLASQIKCAGSLFLGRYTPEAIGDYLGGPNHVLPTSRSARFASGLSVYDFLKRITYLECNQTALQTIGQAAVTLAQAEGLPAHAGSVAIRLQS